Proteins encoded in a region of the Cupriavidus pauculus genome:
- a CDS encoding LysR family transcriptional regulator: protein MVNVDTKLLVIFTELLSKRNATYVAEKMHMTAPAVSHSLGRLREIFDDPLFIRVPHGLTPTPRALELGPKIRDMLDLWSSINEGDADNFDPAVATGTLSIGFAAELGDTVFNRFVLRIKQMAPDLHIRLVESHSWEADVASMRANELDVAFSPFPTRHPEIVEEMVTSLNLWVCARKNHPLLKSECTLEQYLDCSHIFMAHSGGAGRPAPALIPLDYALQQRGLKRNATLTVHSWRAQAELAAQTDMIFTVNALTKDMACETYGLKAFPLPAELNTMLGLNMFWHRSRNTHPMLVWARGLFRQVVGEFVGLPQVSRAQRAVLEQDIPQEP from the coding sequence ATGGTGAACGTTGATACCAAGCTGCTCGTTATCTTTACCGAGCTGCTAAGCAAAAGAAACGCCACTTATGTGGCGGAAAAAATGCACATGACCGCGCCGGCCGTGTCGCATTCGCTGGGCCGTCTGCGCGAGATCTTCGACGATCCGCTCTTTATCCGCGTGCCGCACGGGCTGACGCCGACGCCGCGCGCGCTCGAGCTCGGTCCCAAGATCCGCGACATGCTGGATCTCTGGTCCTCGATCAACGAGGGCGACGCCGACAATTTCGACCCGGCTGTGGCCACGGGCACCCTGAGCATCGGGTTTGCCGCCGAACTGGGCGACACGGTCTTCAACCGGTTTGTCCTGCGCATCAAGCAGATGGCCCCGGATCTCCATATCCGCCTCGTCGAATCCCATTCGTGGGAAGCCGACGTGGCATCGATGCGCGCGAATGAACTCGATGTCGCGTTCTCGCCGTTCCCGACCCGCCATCCCGAGATCGTCGAGGAGATGGTCACGTCGCTGAACCTGTGGGTCTGCGCGCGCAAGAATCATCCGCTGCTGAAGTCCGAATGCACGCTCGAGCAGTACCTCGATTGCAGCCATATCTTCATGGCCCATTCGGGGGGCGCGGGCCGTCCGGCGCCGGCGCTGATTCCGCTGGACTACGCGCTGCAGCAGCGCGGGCTGAAGCGCAATGCCACGCTGACCGTTCACTCGTGGCGCGCGCAGGCCGAACTCGCGGCCCAGACCGACATGATCTTCACGGTCAACGCGCTGACGAAGGACATGGCTTGCGAAACCTACGGCCTGAAGGCGTTCCCGTTGCCGGCCGAACTCAACACGATGCTGGGCCTGAACATGTTCTGGCACCGCAGCCGCAATACGCATCCGATGCTGGTGTGGGCGCGTGGCCTGTTCCGTCAGGTGGTGGGAGAGTTCGTAGGACTGCCCCAGGTATCGCGCGCGCAGCGTGCGGTGCTGGAGCAGGACATCCCGCAGGAGCCCTGA
- the fur gene encoding ferric iron uptake transcriptional regulator, whose amino-acid sequence MPSPADLKNIGLKATVPRLKILEIFQTSEQRHLSAEDVYRILLNEHMDIGLATVYRVLTQFEQAGLLSRNNFESGKAIFELNEGKHHDHLVCLDCGRVEEFFDSEIEKRQQSIARERGFALQEHALSLYGNCTKNECPHKPKR is encoded by the coding sequence ATGCCGAGTCCGGCGGACCTCAAAAATATAGGCCTCAAGGCGACCGTCCCCCGCCTGAAGATTCTTGAAATCTTCCAGACCAGCGAACAGCGCCATCTGAGCGCGGAAGACGTCTACCGCATCCTGCTCAACGAGCATATGGACATCGGCCTCGCCACGGTCTATCGCGTCCTCACCCAGTTTGAACAAGCCGGCCTGCTGTCGCGCAACAACTTCGAATCGGGCAAGGCCATTTTTGAACTCAACGAAGGTAAGCATCACGATCACCTGGTGTGCCTCGATTGCGGCCGCGTCGAAGAATTCTTCGACTCCGAGATCGAGAAACGCCAGCAAAGCATCGCGCGCGAGCGTGGCTTTGCCCTGCAGGAACACGCGTTGTCGCTCTATGGCAACTGCACGAAGAACGAGTGCCCTCACAAACCCAAAAGATAA
- a CDS encoding outer membrane protein assembly factor BamE — MRSNRSTAMRPTLVTSLLAATMLVGACSAYDSTSRKVANAITPYRINIVQGNFVSREAASQLREGMTRDQVRFLLGTPLLTDVFHGNRWDYVFSFRRGSTPVVQQRRYTVFFQDDKLVKFGGDELPSEYELIAEIDGFKAVQKNQTVGKILTGRNTDEPVAPKVAPAPSSDGSAPAPAPATDASAPAAAPAAASPQTSEAPAAADTGVVVKPVN, encoded by the coding sequence ATGCGTTCAAACCGTTCGACCGCCATGCGACCGACGCTGGTGACTTCCCTGCTGGCCGCCACGATGCTGGTGGGTGCCTGCTCGGCATATGACAGCACCTCGCGCAAGGTGGCCAACGCCATCACGCCGTACCGTATCAATATCGTGCAGGGCAACTTCGTGTCTCGCGAAGCCGCCTCGCAATTGCGGGAAGGCATGACGCGCGACCAGGTGCGCTTCCTGCTCGGTACGCCGCTGCTGACCGACGTGTTCCACGGAAACCGCTGGGATTACGTGTTCTCGTTCCGCCGCGGCAGCACGCCCGTGGTGCAGCAACGCCGCTATACCGTGTTCTTCCAGGACGACAAGCTCGTGAAGTTCGGCGGCGACGAACTGCCGTCGGAATACGAACTGATCGCGGAAATCGACGGTTTCAAGGCTGTGCAGAAGAACCAGACCGTGGGCAAGATCCTGACCGGCCGGAATACGGACGAACCGGTGGCGCCGAAGGTCGCGCCGGCGCCGTCGTCGGATGGATCGGCGCCCGCGCCCGCGCCCGCCACGGACGCATCGGCCCCTGCCGCCGCGCCGGCCGCGGCATCGCCGCAGACTTCCGAGGCACCGGCGGCCGCCGATACGGGCGTGGTCGTCAAGCCCGTCAACTAA